One stretch of Arachis duranensis cultivar V14167 chromosome 1, aradu.V14167.gnm2.J7QH, whole genome shotgun sequence DNA includes these proteins:
- the LOC107490455 gene encoding uncharacterized protein LOC107490455, with protein sequence MAEGRGFPGMLGSIDCMHWQWKNCPKARKGMYMSGYRGVATIVLEVVASSNLWIWHAFFGVSDSNNDINVLDRSPMFDDIINDHALEVNYTINATREETLVICTIPRKAKERAFGVLQARFAIIRGPARFWKKKKPANIMRAYIILHNMIVEDERDTYAGNFAQDLEDDDVENGLSQPQLGEEDFAPTINFSKEMPNFKIGSSIDN encoded by the exons ATGGCGGAGGGTCGTGGCTTTCCTGGCATGTTGGGTAGCATTGACTGCATGCATTGGCAGTGGAAAAATTGTCCAAAGGCGAGGAAAGGTATGTACATGAGTGGTTATCGTGGGGTTGCAACCATAGTACTTGAGGTTGTAGCATCTTCAAACCTTTGGATATGGCATGCGTTCTTTGGAGTTTCTGATTCAAATAACGATATCAACGTGTTAGATCGTTCTCCAATGTTTGATGATATTATAAATGACCATGCTCTGGAGGTAAATTATACTATTAATG CCACAAGGGAAGAAACGCTAGTTATTTGCACAATACCAAGAAAGGCAAAGGAGCGAGCATTCGGAGTGTTGCAAGCACGCTTTGCAATTATACGTGGTCCAGCTCGCttttggaaaaagaagaagcctGCCAACATAATGAGAGCTTATATTATATTGCATAATATGATTGTTGAGGATGAAAGAGACACTTATGCAGGAAATTTTGCTCAAGACTTAGAGGATGATGATGTCGAAAATGGCTTATCACAACCTCAGTTGGGAGAAGAAGATTTTGCACCTACCATCAATTTCTCCAAAGAAATGCCCAACTTCAAAATAGGCAGCAGCATTGACAATTGA